A DNA window from Megalobrama amblycephala isolate DHTTF-2021 linkage group LG11, ASM1881202v1, whole genome shotgun sequence contains the following coding sequences:
- the LOC125279133 gene encoding maternal DNA replication licensing factor mcm3-like isoform X2 produces MDPDSDREISEHVLRMHRYRVPGEQEGAAMPLGSTVDVFATDDPNITEAAEQELQIYEKKDTVLHGHRKKKEKVVTMEFIRKYIHVAKLVKPVLTQEASDYIAEEYSSYILQLFHQTTLGFSHSLPQFHCGKLSK; encoded by the exons ATGGATCCAGATAGCGATCGGGAGATCTCGGAGCATGTGCTGCGGATGCATCGATACAGAGTGCCGGGAGAGCAGGAGGGAGCAG CAATGCCGCTGGGAAGTACAGTAGACGTATTCGCCACAGACGACCCAAACATCACAGAAGCAGCTGAGCAGGAGCTACAGATCTATGAGAAAAAAGACACTGTCCTGCATGGCCACAGGAAGAAAAA GGAGAAGGTTGTTACCATGGAGTTCATCAGGAAGTACATCCATGTTGCTAAGCTGGTGAAGCCGGTCCTGACGCAGGAGGCTTCGGACTACATAGCAGAAGAGTATTCCAGTTATATATTACAGTTATTCCACCAGACTACACTTGGGTTCTCTCACTCTCTTCCCCAATTCCACTGTGGAAAACTGTCAAAATGA
- the LOC125279133 gene encoding DNA replication licensing factor MCM3-like isoform X1, whose product MDPDSDREISEHVLRMHRYRVPGEQEGAAMPLGSTVDVFATDDPNITEAAEQELQIYEKKDTVLHGHRKKKLKVFKAVLLKAFKVTRSQSVAVPDLLTHINKGQDEEFDQTEINLLLERMQDDNQVMLSENVVFLI is encoded by the exons ATGGATCCAGATAGCGATCGGGAGATCTCGGAGCATGTGCTGCGGATGCATCGATACAGAGTGCCGGGAGAGCAGGAGGGAGCAG CAATGCCGCTGGGAAGTACAGTAGACGTATTCGCCACAGACGACCCAAACATCACAGAAGCAGCTGAGCAGGAGCTACAGATCTATGAGAAAAAAGACACTGTCCTGCATGGCCACAGGAAGAAAAA ATTGAAAGTCTTCAAGGCGGTTCTACTGAAGGCCTTCAAGGTGACCCGGTCTCAGTCTGTGGCAGTGCCTGATCTTCTGACTCACATTAACAAAGGCCAGGACGAGGAGTTTGACCAGACCGAGATTAACCTTCTGCTGGAGCGCATGCAGGATGACAACCAGGTCATGCTCTCAGAGAACGTGGTGTTTCTCATCTAA